A region of the Mytilus edulis chromosome 11, xbMytEdul2.2, whole genome shotgun sequence genome:
GTAATATCATCAGTTATATTAAAGCTTTCATCTCTGACAGCAGTATTACATGTAACATCagcattttctatatttgatgaGTGTTCATTTATACTGTTTGTATCTTCATTCAAATCTGGAATAGCAGTGTGTGCTATGATGTTGGAAGCCATATTTTGTTGTTTAATAGAAGGAGTGTTGTAATGAGTGAGGGTAGAAACACTTTTCCATCCTCCTAACTGTGCCACTTCTGTAATTGGCCGTTCCGACTGCAGTAACGAAGAGGCAAATGTTTTCCTTGTTGAGTGGTTTACTTTTCTACCAGACAATTGAGCCTGATTAgccatcattttcatcatttccCCCAACTTGCTTTTTCCTAATGGTTGATGGATGTACCAAACTTCAGTATCCACATTAACATTGACAAGTGGTCGTAAATAGAATCTTGAGTTTGGGTCATTTTTCAAATCTGATGGACGCTTTGACAAGTACAGTTTTAATAACCTTATAGGGCAATTATCATTATCTTCTTGTGCAAACATTTTTGGGGCCACAGGTCTTTCATCTCCAGCCTTTGCTCCGGTGCGGGTTTTTGTTGttctttctgaaataaaataaatttcaatgcAAAACAGTTATTGATAGTTGCAATATAGCTTTTATCATTTGTTCACATCAAAATATGCAGATTAAAATGACCCGAAAACAATGTTGAAGTTATGCAAACCTAACAtgcctaataaaacaaaaaaaataaataaaaatataccaGCAATCAGTTTCAATTTGTCTTCaataacctaatatcaaatagaCCGCCCGGTTATAGGGTCtgttttaaaattgcaaaaaaattacGGTGAGAAATCTATTTTTCGGTATAACATATAACCTCAACTTTCAAGATATGGAACTGCAATAAAGTCAATGATCCTTTTCTGTAATTTTTGTCTTGTGTATGTTTCGGATTTGTGGCGATTAGAGATTATAGTTTCTTAAccataagacaaaaaaaaaatatgtgtttactGTACCC
Encoded here:
- the LOC139494640 gene encoding uncharacterized protein, with product MDKNLNSNPTSLLNTVWFNNGVFFAFRGRQEHSTLLLGDLEIKKNAKGLEFVEFNERTTKTRTGAKAGDERPVAPKMFAQEDNDNCPIRLLKLYLSKRPSDLKNDPNSRFYLRPLVNVNVDTEVWYIHQPLGKSKLGEMMKMMANQAQLSGRKVNHSTRKTFASSLLQSERPITEVAQLGGWKSVSTLTHYNTPSIKQQNMASNIIAHTAIPDLNEDTNSINEHSSNIENADVTCNTAVRDESFNITDDITVERYCTPSQLHSFNSNTLAVKNRQETNPFNILCGASVTGGTVNINIFSGKK